From the Anaeromyxobacter dehalogenans 2CP-1 genome, the window CACCGCGCCGGCCACCGCCAGGGTGGCGAGCAGCCGGCGGAAGCGGCGGAAGGTGGCGAACGAGGCGGCGGTGCCGTCGGCGCCCACCACCGCCACCACCTTGTCCGACGCGTCGCGGAGCGGCGCGTAGCCGCTCTTGTAGAGCAGGCCGTCCGAGCCCTCGAACATCACCTGGCTCGCCACCGGCCGGCCCGCCGCCGCCTGCGCGATCTCCAGCCGGTCGCGCTCCAGCGCCGCCACCGGCTCGCCGATGCGGGTGCGGCCGTCGGAGTCCGCCAGCGCGGTGCGGTCCGGCCGGATCACGTACAGGCGCGTGCCGGTGCTGCGGGCGAGCACGTCGAGGCGCGCGCGCACGTGGCCGTAGGTCCGGGTCCGCTCCTCGCCCGGCTCGAGCCGCGCCACCCGCTCGGCCGGCAGGGCCGAGGCCGCCGCCTGCGCCGCCGCGGTGAGGCGCGCCGAGAGCTCGTCCTCGAGCGCGCGGCGCGCCAGCCGATCGGCGAGCAGCGCCATGGCGGCGAGCGAGACGAGCGCGGGGAGCGCGGCGGCGAGGGCGAAGCGGAGGCGCACGGAGGGGATGTTACAACGTGGGCTGCCGCGCGAGGTCCCCGCGGGCGCGCCCGGTGGCGCGCGACGTGGCCTGCGCCCTCGCGCTGCCCTACCCGCGCTCCTCGAGCGCCGCGGCGAGGCCGGCCGGGCGGGAGTGCGCGAGCAGGAACTCGCGGACCACCGGGAACACCTGCTCCGGCGCGCCGCGCCCGAGCAGCAGGTCGGTGTGCCCGTAGTCGCGCTCGAACACCACGTAGCGCTTCGGGCCGCCCCAGCGCCGGTAGGCGGCCTGCACCACCGCCGGCGGCGCGAGCCCGTCGCGCTCGGCGGCCACGAACAGCGCCGGCTGCGCGCACCGCTCCAGGCCGGCGCGGTAGTCCACCTCGCCGTCCATCGACCGGAACGAGTCCTCGCGGATGAACGCCGCGAACTGCTCCAGCACCCCCGCCTCCAGGTTCTCGAGCCCGTTCGCGAGCAGCCGGCGGTACACGGGCCGCTCCACGTTGCGCATGTTGATGGCGAGGTCGGCCCAGGCCGGGTGCCAGTGGCCCGAGAGCGGCGCGAGCATCCGCGCCGCCACCCGGGTGAAGCGGCCGAGCACGGTGAAGCGCAGCAGCACGAGCTTCTTCAGCCGCTCCTGCACGTCGAAGTGCGCCGGCGCCCCCAGCGCGACGATCCCGGCGACGCGCTCGGGGTAGCGCTGGCAGGCGGCGAGCCCCATGAGCGCGCCCTGGCTGTGGCCGACCCAGAGCACCTGCTCGGCGCCGGTGACGGCGCGGATGGCGTCGAGCGCGGCGGGGACGTCCTCGCGCAGGTACGTGTCGAGGTTCCAGCGGCGCGGCGCGCCCGGGCCGCGCCGGGAGGCGCCGTGGCCGCGGTGGTCGAGCGAGAAGCAGTCGAACCCCGCGCGCGCCAGGTGCGCGGCCAGCGCGTAGCGCTCCACGCCGAACTCGAACGCCTGCCGGTTCATGGCGATGCCGTGCACGAGCAGCACCGGGGGCAGCCGCGCCGCCACCCGCGGCCGGCAGCGGCCCAGGCCGAGCGTCCAGCCGTCGCGGGTGGGGACGG encodes:
- a CDS encoding alpha/beta fold hydrolase; the protein is MSLPAVIAAAGILLAATLLHYAFWSWRLAVPPVEDELLSVPTRDGWTLGLGRCRPRVAARLPPVLLVHGIAMNRQAFEFGVERYALAAHLARAGFDCFSLDHRGHGASRRGPGAPRRWNLDTYLREDVPAALDAIRAVTGAEQVLWVGHSQGALMGLAACQRYPERVAGIVALGAPAHFDVQERLKKLVLLRFTVLGRFTRVAARMLAPLSGHWHPAWADLAINMRNVERPVYRRLLANGLENLEAGVLEQFAAFIREDSFRSMDGEVDYRAGLERCAQPALFVAAERDGLAPPAVVQAAYRRWGGPKRYVVFERDYGHTDLLLGRGAPEQVFPVVREFLLAHSRPAGLAAALEERG